The Telopea speciosissima isolate NSW1024214 ecotype Mountain lineage chromosome 11, Tspe_v1, whole genome shotgun sequence genome includes the window GATCTGTTACAATCTGAAGTACCTAGCATTGTATaaacttcaaaattttcaaaaactaattcGTTGCTTTGATTTCACATGGGAATTTGTTCTAATTTTGCACCTGAATTCTCAACTCTCTTCTCTGATCTTCACTTTGCTAAGGAGATGGCCGGGGCTTTATCATATGTGGTTAGAGTGTGACTTTACTTCAATGGTAGTTTGGATGCACAATCTCACGAAGAGTGTTATCCACAAGATACAACTAAATTTAATTGTTTGCTAATTCCCTCAATGTTTGTCATTTATCGTTCCTCAATAttctctagtttttttttatttcttcttgagAGCCTTGACTGTTTCTTTCCATGTTTTTTCACCCGTTGTTGTCATAACGTGAAATCATTATGACCACTGAAACGTTCAATGGAGAAACTTGAACCCTTCACCACCATCCGTTTTACCTAATTTATGTCATCTGTGCCTGCCATCAACCTTAATGAATCTAATTACAGTTGATTTTTTGTACGAACCCACACGATCTATACCAATAGAGCACAAGTTGCCAGATCCATCTCTTACATTGAGTCTGAAACACTGAAAAACCTCAGAAATACCTAATCTTCGTACCACACCCTCTATATAAAGTCATTTTCGCACAGAGCCAAAAACTATACGGTATCACTCGGATTTGTTTTTGGTCTTCCGAGCACATCATCCTTAACATTCTGCACTTCTTTTTAAAACGGTATAAAGTTTTTTATTCTCTATTCACTTTTTCTATAGCTCTTGGTGGTAATGACTAGGATTGAGTTTCTCTCCACCACAGTGAATGGGATTGGGAGAGGGCGGGAATAGGTAtcgaaagggtattttgaaacataataaaaccctaagatggtgggtgaaccgtcttctatagatggaggaaaactttgtcctaatGATTATGTACCTTACTtttcttgctttgtttttttttcaatcccATCCAAGGCGCTTCTCTTGAATCaaataaaagggggaaaaaactaCAACCTGGACTTACTATTATCCTACATCGTCCACAACCCTTTTCactaaaaaagggaaagaaaaaccTCCACTTGATCCTCAATTTCCATGCTgtatttctctcttttgtatTGGAATTGAAGTCAGAATTGTACGTGAGAATTATACCTATTTCACTTCTCCTTGCGTAGTGTCATTTCTTTAGATTTTCGTGCACATCCTATAATCATCTACTAAATCTTTCTCTAATGCCACTTGTTGAGGACGAATGCGTAATCACaggtaaaaaaaatcaaacaaacaatcacacataaCATGAGGAATTTAACGTAGTTTGGcactgttgcatcaagaaatctcTACCAAGAGTCCTCCTGGGGTTCGGACCTGCACAAGAGAATAAGATGGACACCAGAGAGCCGGTTTTCATCAGTGGGGGATTCTCTGATGTCTAAGTCAGATCTCTTTGAGCAACAATTGAGAATCATGAAAATGGTTTGTAAGAGGTTATACCTGGGTATATATAGCGTTTAGCCAAGGAGTAGGTGGTTCGCGCAAAAAATCTCCACCAAGAGTCTTCCTGAGTTTGGACCTGCACAAGAGAACAAGATGGACACCAGAGAACTGATTTTCACCAgcgggggactctccgatgcctaagtcaaatATCTTTGAGCAACAATTGGGAATAGTGAAGATGGTTTgtaagtagggatgtaaatggatattcgtaaattcgtattcgatccgcgttcgtatccgtttaggagaatccgaatccgtccgaaactaatcggatacgaatatggtaatccccctatccgaccgatcATTATCCGATTCAATTAGcagtccgacggtaataaaatatctgaaatataactctgtgtttgtctatccttttaagttaccttattagattttgttatcttatttttataaatttataagttaagataatttgattctttttctagatttgctattggtttatatatatatattgttttatgcaatgtgatacatggaattacatatctattaaaaaatcaaaagtaaaaaacgtaagagaataaaagactaagaagagttgaagaaagggtagttactgaactctcaagtctcaaccctaaccctcatcataaaaacggtaaatatgtcaacggatagtcgaaaaatcgtattcgatccatattcatatccatttaggagaacctgtattcaaaaaatcactatccagaaattatccgaatccgtctgaaaaccaataggatattatccgaatctgtccgaatataatcggatacgaatatgataatgccactatccggccgaattcgatccgtttacatccctatttgtAAGAGGTTATACCTAGGTATATAAAGCGTTTAGCCAAAGAGTAGGCAGTTCACGTGAGAGTCCCAGTATGGTAGTTTCTATTCTCTATGAGAATATTTCTTAGAGAGGCCTCTTTAGGAGCgagattttttctttcctttgttccaCTCTCTATTTTAGTAACTTCCATATGGGAATGGAGGGTTACGTGGCCCCCGAGATCGCACTCGGTGTTTTCTTCATGGGTCTTGATCTTGGATATGATCTATTGGATCTTGGGTCGTCATCCCATGATGACGTGGTGGGACCTTGTTGGGTGGTTATATTTTTGGTATTACACGAAGCACAcccaaaagaatataaagaGATTTTcctggtatatatatatatatatatatatatatatttattgttaGATGAAATTCTGTTTAGAGAGGAAACTATAAATATGAAAAACTTTCTACACTACTCTCCACCTCATAAAGTAACTCACTTTCAAGATTCAACAAAGCACTGAAAAATCTAACTTAGAATTCTAGAGAGATTTTggttgcaagagagagagagaattaaaaaATTGTGTGTTTTGATCGGCTGAATTACCTTGGTTTATATAGACCCATTGACACCCATTCGCTGGAACGGTCATAACTATTCCAATAGTCATGATCATTCCAATAATCATGACTGGTTAacttcctctcttctttatggggggggggggttggctCACCGCTCACCTATCACATGATCCGGTtcccaaaatgggagaaaggcTCATCTGTCTTCTACAACACTTTGTCAGTCACACTTtttcatgtatatatatatatataaatattccATCACACTCTCACTCAGAAGTAGATTACTACATTCTATCTTTGAGATAATATACTAAGAGTTTAACCTGTTATCACTACATTGGtgatatttgatttttataactCTGTATTATTTCTGTCACGTGACAAGATGCATATACACGTGGTAAGACAACATGAATGCTCTAACAGGTAGGAGGGATCTTGTATGTGGATCCCATGTCGATTACTTAATTCACTTCCAACCAGGTCAATCACTCCGACCAATCCAACCCTTTGGGGTTGTATCAGTTCACCATCAACTCAAGTGGGTTGTAGCTTAAACCGATCTGAAGTATAAAAGGAACAATGATGGACAAGGATAGATattcatatttattattattacctTATTTTACTCTTACTTAACTATTGTCTGGTTCTGACTTTATCATCGGAGATTAATCACGAGTTAACCTCGTGTTAATCAGACCATTGTCTATTCCTCTTACTAGTCATCCACCTCAGCTTAGCTGGAATCCAGCGTCAACAGAGTACTTCCCCATATCTCCCGTGTATAAATAGCCTAACGTGCTCTCCTTCATCCCATTCTCCTCCTTCCTCAGCTGTGTTTATTCTTTTTGGTTTGCTCCGGTCTCTTTGTAAAGAAAGCATGTCTTCCGAAGAAGGGGTTTCTACATTTGAGGTGGAGTTTGAGATAAAGTGCTCAGCAGAGAAATTCTTCGACATTTACGCAGACCATGTAACCATGTTACCACAGGTTCTCCCTCACATGTTTAGAAGCACCACAGTTGTTAAAGGGGATGGCAAGAGTGTGGGTTCTGTAGTGGACTGGGAATATTTTTTAGGTAACTATTAACATTCTTCCCTTCTGAATTAATTGCTTCCAAACGGAGACcctttatttatgtatatattttacTAATTAAACCTAACTTTGGGTTAACTCTTGTTGATCACAGAGCCACCTAGCTTTGAGACTGCAAGGCAAACGATTGAAGCaatagatgaagaaaaaatgGTACTCACCAAAAGATTCTACGGTGGTGATCTGGGGAAAAAGTTTGATCTTTACAGAGCCACACTGACGGCTTTTAAGAAAGATGGAAAGAACTATGTGAAGTGGTGTCTTGATATCAAGAAGACGCATGGAGAAATTCCTGAGCCACATGACTATATGGATTTTATTGAGAAGTTCACCAAAGAGTTCGACTCTAGCCTTGCCACTGGAAATGTTTCTGCATAGACAGAAAGCAGAAGTAacctagctagctagctagctagagAATGTGTGTGGCAGTGTGGCACTACCTAGGTTGCAtctaaataaaagataaagatttCTCTACTTCCATGAACTTGAAGACCATATCTTACTGCTTAGCTGAGTTGGTGAAAGGGGCTAGATATGATATGTTGATATGTCCCAATCTTCTGTATGATACTATGGTGTGTGTAATACTAGAAACAATGGTCTATGCAgctataataaataaaaactttgTATTTGTATCTTCCAAGTATTAGTTTTAagttatcattaaaaaaaaataaaaatgtcttagctttaaggatttttatcctctcaatttctAATATTGTTGGAAAAAACAAACTCTGTCTGAGAATGTAActtacaccagcactcccatgagtctaccTCTATCctcccccatatgaaaagatgcCTTTAcctcttattttgaggagggagagatagacacatgagagtgttgACATAAACCACGCTCTCAGACAATGACTCAATCAGACGTTAGCTCATATACCGTACCACTTATCTGGGCCTAGATCTCTCACAAGCCCGCTGTTGTACGAATTGTACTAATAGTTTCCAACCTCCCCCAATAAAACGTAGGATTAATTTGCAATTTATTTTCAACCTCACAACCCAACCAAACCCGTCACTATCTCACCTTTTTTCACCACCGATTGTCACTTCCCTTTCTCCCTCATGGTGTTTCTTGTCTCTCAAACTTGATCTCTCCATAACTTCCCTAGTCAAAATCAGGATCACTCCCACCCACATGTCAACATTTTAAGGGagaaattgagaggataaaaatcctagctgtAAATGATAGAATTACCATTTGAGTGATCTTCCTTCTAATTAAAATACGATATCTTATAAATTTCTGTCAAAATGGTATATAGGATGAAACCCGAAacccaaattttatggacatATAAATCTCAAGATTTGCTACTCACATGTAAAACAACAAATTTGAGATGAGATATACTTCTTCACACCCCTCAATGGTGGAACCAAGAAAGCAAACATCGAAATCAAATAGAGGATCTCCATGCATTAGACAATTCCTATATGATTTCTATAATTAATGGTTACCTGTAATGATACAAAAGTTGATAATACCCtcataattttataaatttttttttagatagacataattttataaatttaagGCACGCAATTTGAGGATCCTATAGTCATTATGACTATTCAATTTGTGCAAGTACCAATTTTTTACACAAAAATCAAGGACACCATTTTGCAAGCGGCCAAGAAAACAAGCCGCTATGGTGTAGCCCACggtttaccctaaaaaaaaaacgataagTGTAACCCACATTTTTctgagttcagatctgctatcCACATGGGCATGTGTCGGTACTCGGTAGGGGACAGATCTGAAtcctccatggggtgtggaaCCCGCCTCTAGGGTGGGGActcacccgtccccatgtgggtaggtGATCCggattccacttttctttctttattcccTCTATGCACCTACAACTTTACTCATATACTTATTGATGACAGTCCCATATAGTGATGCATTGCCCTTCATGGTGTAATACTACAACAGGTGCTCAAGACCATCAACACTGTCGTGAAGACCTACAAGCTGTTAGAAAAGCAATATCCAGAAATAGGGATTTTTGTAGAAAAACGCAGATAAAGAGAAAatcacacaaacacacaaaacATATGTCAATATACATATCATTTCAAGGGCGAAACGACCATTCTATCGTGTTTTGAAGGCAAAATGGCCGCCGAAGAATCGCCACAGCATTTTTTGActaagatcaggcttcaccaataacacaagCTTCGACCCTCCTTCCCTTTGTGACTCGTACAACACTTTTGAGGCTGGCTCTTGAGCTAGTTTGAGCCATGTATGCGATGGCGCTCTACTTGCCGGTCACGAGCTCGACCACATGTTTACTTTTCCCATTTGATCCTTGTACATCATTGGTTTCTCAAATCTTCATGTTCCATTTGTGGAGATCTATCGAAGTTTTGATACCACTATTGAGATGAATgtacaaataataaaaaaaaaatcaagcaaaCAATCAGGCATAAATGTGAGAAACTTAACGTGGTTCTACATGACTTCTTACATTCACATTCGAGAACCAGGTAATTTTTCAGTAGCCAAAAAATCTCTACACCACTTTCCACCTCCTTGTGTAATCTCATTCTTACACCTAGGGTTTCCCCCGATAAAGATAATATATAAGCACCCTAGAAATTAATTCTCACATAGTTACAATTTTaatcttgtatatatataaaccaaaaaaaaaaatgatccaaTTAAATATATACAAAGTCCAACAATAACTGTGTGGGTTCTGCAGAATAAATGCATGACacaaaacccaacaaaaaaggGTAGAATATTGGGGGCAAATCTTTAAATGAATACTCAATACATATGAGTCATAGAGCTTATCTTATACTAATATGCAGAATTTATTAACTttgaatggaggagaaggaaaTCTTTTTGAaattgcaaagaaaaaaaatctacaaaaaattataaggaaatgaatttttcatttttgaacAGCCAAATGGATTTAGAATATATTTCTAGACAACCAAATGCGgcattaaaggaaaaaaaataatctagcacgacaattaattatttttcggagaaattaaagaatttaatataataataagacTAATTGCTGTGGTAGACTTGGAGGCATATCAATATATAGAAGGGTTGTGATCTTATTAGTAACACATACTGGTGGCAATCCCCTATATTAAATCGTAAATTAATATACATATCCACTCCAGATCTTGGCTAGTTAAAATCCCTCACCATCATTCTCAGGCAAAACTTTAAGGAATGAAGAATTGGATCATTATGGTACCCCACCCCACCTTCACCccacagaaaaaaaagaaatttttttttattattaaatattgtaAAACTTTTCATAACTCAATATATTAATGTATGCCTATCTAGACAGGTAAATGGGTAGGTGGGAACCCCTTTGTACTCTTTAAACTTTCCATTTACTAGGCAGGTAAGAACTCTTTACAAGTAGGGTCCTGTCCTTGACCCATGATGATGGGgatatgtaaatggataaccataACCCGTCTTCGAACTAATCTTCTACTTCTAGATTTGTTTTTGTATGTATGTTTCAAGGACATTAACAATATTGTGGACTCTTTGACAAGGAGGACCCTATCTTAGCATATAAGagaatttgatctattttcaatctATGGATACAGGAACAATGTTGTCCGATATCCATGCGCCCCACACACTCTCATGATCAATAGTATctttcttaacaaaaaaaaaatgatcttaTACCAATGCTAAGAATTTTTTAACCCCAAATAATGGAAGATAATGAAATCCATTAAAattgcattaaaataaaattataaaaaaaaggaagtgcTTAAAAGGACccacatttttcatttttggacaactaacccatattttttttattatttcattggAAAATATATTTCTAGACAGCTAATACGACATCGAAGGAAAAGAAGTTTAATGTAACAAATAATTGTAGCGACAAAATTGGTTGCCTATTGGGATTAAGCTTGTCTTGAAATACAACATAAGTATGTTCGATCATAGATAGGGTTGCTGAGTTGGTGAAAGGGGCTAGTTATGATATCTCCTAATCTTCTTTGTGATACTATGGCGTGTGTAATACTTAGAAACAGTGCTCTATGCAgctatatataataaataaataaaaactgagTATTTGTATTGTCTAAGTCTTAGCTTAATTAAATGATAGAATTATCATTTGGGTGATCTTGCTTCTAATTAAAATACGATATGGTAATCTAAATATCTACCAAAGTGGCATATAGGGGGATGAGACAAATTTGATTTTAGATATAATTCTTCCCACTCCTAGCTCTATACTAGAACCAAGAAAGCAAACATCCAAAGCAAATAGTGGATCCCCATGCATTAGGCAATGCTTTCTATAATTAATGGTTACCTGTAATGCTACAAAAGTTGATAATATCCtcataattttataaataattttttttggtagccataattttataaatttacGGCACTCAATTTGTGTATCCTATAGTCTCATCAATCCTTATGAATCTGATCAACTTTAACCACCTTGGAACTCTAAGTTCCATGCATGAATAAGTCTTTCAGACCATGGGTTCCACATGAGTACATGGAATTTATTGAGAAGGTATTCGTAAATGGAAGATTCTtccatcaactccatcaaataaGGGGTGTAAGGgcttttatgtcattttaaatTGACATTTATATCAATCTGACTGCATTTAATGTAGCTAtggccgtgcatgaaaacttttgtcTTATCTTATTATATAAAATTTGAGGGTAAAGATTTTTAGAATAGCTGCCAATGTTGCCTAGATAAGCTTATCAAGGTGATCCAAATATTTGTCAAGGTCATTCAAAAGGCTGCTTTTTCTATCGGTGCTTTTAAATCCCCTAGCATGGATGGCTTTCAGGCTTGTTTTTACCACACCTTCTGGGACATTATTGAATTTGATGTTGCAAACTTTGTGACATCTTTTTTTTCCTCGGGGGGTGCTTCCCCCAGGATGCAACCATACCCTAATTTGTATGATCACTAAACATGATTTGGCAAGAACCGTGACTGATTTTAGGCCTATTAGCCTTTGCAATGTCTCTGATAAGATTGTGGCTAAAATTTTGGCAAATAGGCTTTGGGCTTTTCTCCCCCTctttatttctcctttccagGCTGTTTTTATTCTTGGTAGACAAATTAATGATACTATTGTGATTGCCCAGGAAATTTTCTGATTCctgaataagaaaaagaatggtaAGACCGGGTTTGTGGCCATCAAGTTGGACATGGCCAAAGCCTATGATTGGGTTGAGTGGAAAATGATTGAACAACTCTCTCGGTTCCTGGGTTTTCCGACCATTGGATTTTTCGATCAACTCCCTTATTAAAACTACCTCCTTTTCGTTAAGATTAATGGAAGCCCGTTTGGTTATTTTTGCCTTTCTAGGGGACTTCGGCAAGGCTGTCTTTTGAGTCCATACCTTTTTCTCTTCACTATGGAAATCCTTTCCCGTATTTTGCAAGCTAGCCGTGATGCGGGGCTTTTTAAGGGTATTAGAGTAGCATGGCAGGCTCCTGAAATTTCTCACCTGCTGTTTGCTGATgacacttttattttttgtcgcAACACTGAGGAGGATGTCCTTTCTATTAAAGCTGCCCTTGAACTTTTTTCTGACTTAACTGGTCAAGAAATCAATTTTTCAAAGAGTAAAATCCATTTTAGCAGAAATACAACTCTTGAAaggaaaaaatctatttgttctATCCTAAGGGTTAGAGAGATGAACCATTCTTCCCGCTACTTGGGTACAAATCTTTTTCACTCACGCTCTAAGGTTAGGGACTTATCTTTCATCATTCAGCGAGTCCAAAATAAACTGACTACCTGGAAAGCAAACTATCTCTCCTATGCTGGAAGAAAAGTGCTAATACAATCTGttcttgcttcaactccttctTTCCAGATGTCTTGCTTTCTGTTCCCAAAGAAATGTTGTGCTAAACTTGACTCTATTTATCTTAATTTCTAGAATAATGGGTAGTTTGGATGCACAATCTCACGAAGAGTGTTATCCACAAGATACAactgaattttgaatttaattGTTTGCTAATTCCCTCAATGTTTGTCATTTATCGTTCCTCATAttctttagtttttttctttctttttaatttcttcttgaGAGTCTTGACTGTTTCTTCCCATGTTTTTTTCATCCGTTATTGTCATAAGGTGAAATCATTATGACCATTGAAACATTCAATGGTGAAGCTTGAACCCTTAACCACCATATGATTTACCTGATTTATGCCATCCGTGCGTGCTATCAACCTTAATGAATTTGATTACAGTTGATTTTTGCACTAATCCACACAATCTATACCAACAGAGCACAAGTTGCCAGATCCATCTCTTACATTGAGTCTGAAACACTGAAAAACCTCATAAATACCTAATCTTCGTACCACACCCTCTATACAAAGTCACATTTTCGCACAGAACCGAAAACTATATGGTATCActcggatttttttttgttcttccgAGCACATCATCCTTAACATTTTGCACTTCTTTTTAAAACGgtataaagtttttttttttttttctctattcaCTTTTTCTCTAGCTCTTGGTAGTAATGATTAGGAttgagtttctctccacccatagTGAATGGGATcgggagagggtgggaatgggtattgagagggtattttgaaacatattaaaaccctagaatgaTGGGTGAACCGTCTTCTAtagatggaggaaaactttgtcctaatGATTATGTACCTTACTtttcttgctttgtttttttttcaatcccATCCAAGGCGCTTCTCTTGAATCAAATAAAAGGGGGAAAACTACAACCTGGACGTACTATTATCCTACATCGTCCACAACCCTTTTCactgaaaaaaagaaagaaaaacctcCACTTGATCCTCAATTTCCATGTTATAGTTCTCTCTTTTGTATTGGAATTGAAGTCAGAATTGTACGTGAGAATTATACCTATTTCACTTCTCCTTGCGTAGTGTCATTTCTTTAGATTTTCGTGCACATCCTATAATCATCTACTGAATCTTTCTCTGATGCCACTTGTTGAGGACGAATGCGTAATCACaggtaaaaaaaatcaaacaaacaatcacacataaCATGAGGAATTTAACGTGGTTTGGCACTGTTGCATCTAGAAATCTCTACCAAGAGTCCTCCTGGGCTTGGACCTGCACAAGAGAATAAGATGGGCACCAGATCGAGAGTCGATTTTCACCAGCGGGGgattctccgatgcctaagtcagatctcttTGAGCAACAATTGAGAATCGTGAAGATGGTTTGTAAGAGGTTATACATGGGTATATATAGCGTTTAGCCAAGGAGTAGGTGGTTAGTGCAAAAAATCTCCACTAAGAGTCTTCCTGGGTTTGGATCTGCACAAGAGAACAAGATGGACACCAGAGAGCCGATTTTCACCAGCAGGGGACTCTCCGATGTCTAAGTCAGATATCTTTGAGCAACAATTGAGAATAGTGAAGATGGTTTGTAAGAGGTCATACCTGGGTATATATAGCGTTTGGCCAAAGAGTAGGCAGTTCACGCTAGAGTCCCAGTATGGTAGTTTCTATTCTCTATGAGAATATTTCTCAGAGAGGCTTCTTTAGGAGCAAgatcttttctttcctttgttccaCTCTCTATTTTAGTAACTTCCATATGGGAATGGAAGGTTACGTGGCCCCCGAGATCGCACTCGGTGTTTTCTTCATGGGTCTTGATCTTGGATATGATCTACTGGATCTTGGGTCGTCATCCCATGATGACATGGTGCGACCTTATTGGGTGGTTATATTTTTGGTATTACAGGCACGAATGCCTACATCCACCCAAGAGAACTAGAGATCTTCCTCTAAACATGAAAAACTTTCTACACTACTCTCCACCTCATAAAGTGACCTCCCCTTTGTTTATGCTTATGTTTTTACTACGGAGACAATATATAGGGAACCCAAAAGCCATAATCTCCACTCCTTTACAATTTTACTCCATACATGTAATGGACTCAAAACCCAATCTATTTACAAATGCTAGTCAAATAATAAATATGTAGACCCACAGAATACAAATCACACCCAACCCAAACATTCCTTGTATTTCTCAAGTGTGGTAGAACTATGATCGGGTGGAGAGACTTCAATTGAGGAGTGTTTCCTCCTCCATGTAAAATTCACATCTTAGAAGAGATGGATCCGATCATCAAAGATTCGGGCGTTGGTTGAGTTAAATTCccaacattctctctctctctctctctctctctctctgtgtgtgtgtgtgtgtgtgtgttaagAATCATATCAGTTGAAATTGCAAATTATGGAGCAATACCTCACGCACATTGTAATTAATTAACAAGATAGGATGTTGACCCATTAAGATAGAGGGACCTGGGGACCATATGAAATCATTGGATTTCTTATGTTTCATAATTTAGGGTTACAGCACTTAATCACGATTAGcatagaaaaagaaatccaattATCAGTATTTAATTTGGCGTCGTGCATCTCGTTGGAGTGGAGTCGTTAATCAAAGAAATTTGACCTCAATAATTGGGCATTTTATATGCCATATATATTACAAAGAGATATATCCATAGATCTTATGTTTCGATTTTGCAATTCCTTAAAATTCTTTCATCTTTGAGTAGGCCCAGCCCAATTTCATTTTCAAGCAAAATTTTCACAATCCTAACATGGCTAGAGCCTAGAGTACTAGACATGATTTGAACTTCTATAAGAGATTTGAACACACCAACCTAGTatttgtgtatatatatatatttattattagatgaaattttgtttggagaagaaaacTATAAATTGCTTTGAACGCGTACTCGTTGTCTTAAAAGAGATATTTGCCCCCACACGATTGAAGCAAATTCACCTTTAGGATTCAACAAAGCATTGAAGAATCTAACTTAGATTCTAGAGAGATTCTgattgcaagagagagagagagagagagagagtatttaACAAATTGTGTGTTTTGATCGACTAGAACGGAACGGTCATAACTGGAACCCATTCACTGGAACGATCATAACTATTTCAATAGTCTCATTGGCACCCATTCACTGGAACGGTCATAACTATTTCAATAGTCATGATCATTCCAATAATCATGACTAATCTCTTCTTCATGGGTTTAAAACCctttattacaatctatctaacatATATGTAGTGCCTTTCATGCATGCCTCTGCTGATTCCATACATCAACTCAGTGGTCTGAAACCTTGATCAACGGCCCATTTGGTTGGACCAATTGACCTCCCACCAGGCCTCGAAGACAAGATGTTCCAACTCTTTGAATTGAT containing:
- the LOC122646694 gene encoding MLP-like protein 423 isoform X2, producing MSSEEGVSTFEVEFEIKCSAEKFFDIYADHVTMLPQVLPHMFRSTTVVKGDGKSVGSVVDWEYITEPPSFETARQTIEAIDEEKMVLTKRFYGGDLGKKFDLYRATLTAFKKDGKNYVKWCLDIKKTHGEIPEPHDYMDFIEKFTKEFDSSLATGNVSA
- the LOC122646694 gene encoding MLP-like protein 423 isoform X1; the encoded protein is MSSEEGVSTFEVEFEIKCSAEKFFDIYADHVTMLPQVLPHMFRSTTVVKGDGKSVGSVVDWEYFLEPPSFETARQTIEAIDEEKMVLTKRFYGGDLGKKFDLYRATLTAFKKDGKNYVKWCLDIKKTHGEIPEPHDYMDFIEKFTKEFDSSLATGNVSA